TATCATATTCATGTAAATGCATATATAAAATGTGTACAGTTGTATATGCACATACAGTAATCAAATTACTGAAGTTGAACTTACTGTACAAAAGACATTGTGGAGCATGAAACACATTTCTAACCATTTCTCAGTACTTCAgtataaacatatacaaaaacaaacaaaggccCTCTGGCTTCAGAAGCTAAAAACTACAATGGACTTTAAAAAAAGAGACATTCACATTTCTgaaacaaacatttctgaaacaaACAATGATTTTATTCTCACATCCCTCTGCGTGCACTGCTGACTGTGTGAACAGAGAAGCAGCATGGGTGAATCGGATGAACAGCTCCTGTGTCCGCACTGGATCCCCCAATCTCAGTCTCAACACGTCTGCAAAGTCCACCTAGTCTCTCTCCGTGTGTGTAgtaggtcaggtgtgtgtgtgtgagagagattgtgtgtggaTCCAGCCtctagggagaggaggggggtttcCTACTGTAATGCACCTGGTATCTGTTGACAGGCAGGCCTTTGACCTGTGTGTTGAGGCAGGTGGTCTTGCAGGGGATCATGTCTTCTTCCTCCTCACCCATCAGCCAGTCGTGGACCGAGCGATCGGCCGCCGGAGGCACGTGCTCTGCCAGCCAGCCCTGGTGCCACTTGTCAAAGCGCTCGTGCTGTTTCACAGCCACCCTGTGCtgggactgagggagagagacgggaagagTTAGGCCTAAAGACAGTGCTGGGACTAAGGGAGAYAGACGGGAAGAGTTAGTCAAACCTACAGACAGGGCTTCCTGCACCACTGTGGAAACAGTCTGGATGATAAGGTCTAGCTGATGCCAAAACAAGACACATAACATTAAATTAACTTGGAACCAGAATTTATGTCTGCCATCTAAAGCTATAAATCATTAAAGAGACAAGATATTCCTGCCTTAGCTGTTCTTCACCTCAAAACATAAGACATAAATACTAATAGCTACCTTCCTGGCTTTGACCAGCGCTCCCCGGCGGTACATGTAGTCCTCAGAGTTCATGACGAATACCATCTTGTGGGTGTTGAGTTTAAAGCGGCAGTCCAGACTGCCAGCACTCTCCACGCCCAGCTGCCTGTGCCACTCCCGTCTGCAGCGCATCGCCTCCACCTGGCGCACCTGCCAGCGTCTGAAGTGCCTCAGGTTCCTACACACAGAGACCCACACACGGTAGCACAGGGAAGCGGGGGACAGTCAGAGTATATCAGAAGGAAAATACTGTGCCTCAGGATCAGACAGAGGACCACAGGGACAGCCACATTCAGATTCAAATCAGGGCCTGTGATACCAGGACTCATTTTGTGCATTGCTGTTATGGCGGGCAGAAACCATCTGCACTCAAATACTTTTACGCAGTCATTAGTTAAGACTGTGAAATTACAAAATGTGAAAACACAATAGAGGATTGCTATGTAACATCTAGGGAAATAATGTGGCTTCATACGATGGCCAATATATGGACATCACAACTAACGGTAATAGCATGAATCTCTTACCTGGGCAAAAATACAGGTTTGAAAAAGTAGCCTTCAGTCTGCGAGCAAAGCGTCGACTCTGTCCCTACAAACTGTTCCATATAGCTGGACAGGCACTGGACAGGGAAAGAGAAAATGTAATCAATATGGAAAAAAGCCAGGACATTAAAAAACACTAAAACTGAGATTAAATAACAAAAAGGCCACAAACTCAGGGGTTTAATGATCATTTTACCTTGTATTGACTTTTGAAAGTGGGTGGGAGaactaataatgtttacaattTAATAACCTCAACCTGTGTTGTATAAACACAAGCTGCCCATCAAAATCTGAAGCAGCAAGTTGTCTTACAAGGTCAGTCTATGTTCATGTCCAAAGGGAATCCTGTGACATTCTATAGGTGCGACTGTCCACAGGATTCTTTACCTGCACATCCAGGGGATCATCGGCCTGGGCCTCCTCTGTGTCCAGCAGCTCAATGGTCAAGGTGACCTGGCCTTTGTTCTGAATGAACAACACCTACAAAGGCAAATCACACCACAGCAAGCCATTAAACATCAACGATTAACACTTATGACGGTTTCAGAATGCACAAAATCTCTGTTCCAAAAAAGCAGCAGCTAAAGCCCTACACTAATGCTAGGAGGAAACTATTCCCTCTCAACCAAataaaaagacacaccctcggACTCTCCCCATGCTCAAGCACAGAATCAATAGAAAATCTCATCAAATATTCAAGGCTAAAAGGTTCAGCGTTTGTCTCCCCAGGGCAGGCCGTTACCTTGAAGCAGTTCTCCTCAGCCATGACCCTCTCAGACTTCCACTGGTAGCTGGTCTCCCAGGCTGCTCTCACACACTGGGACGACAGGTTCCCCCCCGCTGCGCCCCTCTTCCTCTCAGCCAGGTACAGCTCAGCCACCTGTAGGCACACCTCGTCACTCACCAGGTGCTGCAgctgcacagagacagagaaatgatATGTCAGCCCAAAGGAAGGAGAACCTACAGGCATTCAGAGAACAGTCAAACACATCAGGATCACAATGTTATTGAGGTAAAGCATGAATATGTAGTGAACGAATATGGATCTGGTTATGTAGAATGCAATCTGGCAGCTAAAGTAAGAGACAACCCTGACCTGTCTAATGGTATTCTGGATGAGCTTGTCGATGGTGAAGCCGATGTAGGCATGGATGGTGAACATCTCCCGCAGTGTGTCCTCATACTGCGTAGACTCCAGGTTCCCATCCAGAAGACTGCGCACCATGTCCAAAAACGCTGGGTAGTACTCCTCCAGTTCCACCTCACCTGTGGATCgagtacaaaaacaaaaaaaaaagccaaCTTTAGCCCAATGTTCCCTCTCCCATACAGCGATACACTCACCAATGCGGAATACAAAATATTAACAGACAAAATCTGAGAAGTTCTCTTACTTGGCTGTTTGAGGCGGAGCTCCATGGCCAGGTCGCTAGCCTTATCCCTGCGGCCCTCTGCCATCAGCAGCCTTTCACGGTTCTGCTCGGCCCGGTGCTCCAGCAGCTGCCGTTCTGCCTGCCGGTACACCCTCAGCAGCCGCTGGCACAGGGTCTGGTGCAGCCGCAGGAAAAAGTACCAGTTGTTGTTGACAAAGAAtaggttgtagactccgtccagCTCCTTCTGGTGCTCTGCCTCAGGGTCTCTCAGGTCAACCTTCTCCCCTCCTTCTGGGGCCAAGCTGTGAGAGGAGGCTCCACCCAGCTCCACTGTCTGAGGAGAGGTGCAGCGCCGCCGCCTCGACTCCCCGTTcagttgctgttgttgctgcggCTGGCCAACGGGTGCTGCCACTGCTCCTGTTATGCTGCTGCTACCACCACCTCCTCGGTCTCCTCGTTCCTCCACCTCGGCCTCCTCGTCCGTCCACTCCTCCGTCTCGCTGAGCTCGCCGCGGCGGGAGAAGaataggtcagggacaaagtgcTGGATGATGCGCTTGATATGGTCCTTGTCATCCTTGTGGATGGTGGGCTGGCGTTTGACGTGGTAGATGATGAGGGAGGCAGCATCCTCCAGGATCTGCTTGTCCTCATAGGTGAACACCATGTGTGGCTCGCTGACCACTGCCGCACTGCTCCCATCACGCCCCTGCTGGCCCACGCCCCCCTCCTCTGTGCTCTGCTCCTGACGCTGAGGGATACAGACGTGTTAGACACAGAGGAGATGTATCAGTTTATCAATACAAAGAAAGTAGACTGAATTGACATCGGAGTACTCACTTCATCATAAACACTTTCAATCTCATTGAGCAGGCTCTTGGATCGGAGGGCCTTCATGTCATTCTGCTTGAAGTTGACCCCCTGGTGGTCCAGGGACTTGAGGTAGGCCTTCTCATACTGCTCCCTCCAGATCTTGTTGAAGCCCTGCTGGgcttctctccactcctcctcctttgCTTTCAATCTACAGACACAGCAGAGAAGACATGGAAGAATGAACAGACAGCTAGATTCACATTAGCCAAGTATCTTAGTTTCAcccctggatgtgtgtgtggtttgtgtgtgcacCCTGACCTCTTGAGCACCACAGGCACAGCAGTAGCAGGGCTCCTCTTCAGACCCTCTATAATCTCAGGGGCCTTATCGCCATAGATACGGTAGACGGCTCGGCGCTGGATGACCTCAGAGGTGCCACCCAGACAGTCGTCCAGACGGAAGCGGTCCTGGTCCTCGGGCGACAGACGGGACAGCTTCTTCTGAACACTCTCCAGGACCCGGATGGTGGCTAGGTTTGTCTCCAGGACCACATCCAACTTYAGAAAACAGGAAAATAACCATTAGCAATCAACCATTAGCAATCGTTCTGGAACATGTTCATCTAAATGATTCTGCAGAACGATGCCCTGGGTAGATAAGGGAGAAAAGTCTGTTTGTATATAGTTGGTGGCTGTAGTAATAGTAGTTCTGATATCTCATCTTGCTTACTTCAAACCTCTCATCCTCACAGCGATGAAGCTGCTCCTCGTATGGGGTTTTCTTAGAGCTTGCAAACGTAGAGTCCTCTGACCACGAGGGGAAGGAAACCCAAGTGTCATTCAACACCTGGAAATGCAGGAAGTCAGGACTTTAACACCCATTTGGTTTCACTTTCAATAACCATACAATTAAGAATATTATCATTAAagccaaccagaagccattaGTGTCTgggaaaaataataatcacatgcTCAATTCTGATTGGTCGTTACCAATACCTTATCCTCACTATCTGACACAGATGTCAAGTTAAAAGCTCCAACTAAACATTGGTCAAGTTGAACTCTAAAAGAATGTGGCGGGGGGAAATGACTAAGAATTGGCATGCACTGACAAACAAAACTTGTATGGGAGTAGATTRACAGCTACTGGAGCAACAGTAATTCCTGTCAAGGCCAGATATCTAGCACTCAAGACAGAAAAAAGTTGTTTCCACTAACAGACTCAAAAAATGCTATGAACTTGGACTAGAAATCAGTGCTGGAATGGCAAATCTTAAAAAACAGAACTTGTTTAATTTATGCAGACCTCTTTGCAGATGGCAGTGCGACCGCTGCACTTGGGCTGCTGGTAAGTCTTGGGTAGTGCTCTGTAGCTAGATCCCAGGCGCTTGCAAGATGCATAGTCAACCTCCCTGCCCCCACCCCCTTCCATGTAGCGGTCTGACAGGCCCGACATTGAATGAGAGAGCTCTTTGTCCCCCAGAAATGACTTGAACTGGGTATATAGCTCTGGAAACTTCCTGGaggaaataatgaacatgtacaaATAAATGAATGGCTCAAGAGGAGACTTGGCAAAACATACTGCCCTACAAAAATATCAGTATGCATTTATTTACTCCGGAAGACATCAGTGACTGTTCCCTTTGAAAGCTCCCATGGTCCAATGCAAGCTCCCACAGTCCACTTACCCCAAAAAGGGGGTGACAAGCTGCAGCAGCTCTGCTCCCGAAACCACTTCCTGGTTAAACAAAGCAATGCAGCGGaggaagttttcatacacctcCTGGCTCTTGAAGAAACGTCGGACCTGCAACGAATCAAAACATTATCGTCATTAGTGACCAAGGATTTCTTGATGTCTGTCAGAGCCAAAACATTATGGAATCATTCCAACACTGACACTTGTACTGTCTTGAGCATTACCTTGTCAAAAAAGGTGAACTCCCGCAAGACTCCATGCTTCCCAACTGAGGCAAAGGACTGGTCTTGGGAGCACGAAAACTTCATCTTTTTCTAAAATAACCAAACCATAACCAATCACATAGAGTAAAGGTCTTCTAGGAAAATGCTAAAGCATATGAATGTGTGATTAAGTCCAAACCTTGAGCAGTGGCGTCATGTGCGGCAGCAGCATGGGCCTTGATCTCTTCTTGCTATGTTTGCTCATATCCTCATCCTCTGCCCTCTTCAGTTGGTCTTTCCCTGTCAGGGAGCTGCCAGTGAACTGAAAGAACACAGAACTGATAGTTCGATATAGCAACACAAATGGCACTGAAAATCAACTGATCAAACATAATGACCAATGACAGGTAACAATCTCAGAAAGAAGGGGAAAATACTAACCAATGATCTCTTAGCATCTGGTAAGAACTGTCCAAACTCAGCCAGTAAGTCCTCTTGYCCTTTGAAGAGGCTGGCCACTTTTGAGAAAACTTCATCCTCTGTCATCCCACTACTACTACGACCCCGGCTCTCCTTGACATCAAGCTGCTCCTTCTGTAAACACAAAAACGGACCTTTGTTCCATCTGAGTAACTGTGATAGGATACACACTCATCTGCAACAATTTAAAGTGGCCTTGACCTAGATGCTAGCAAACAACTTCACTTTAAGCAGACATCAATCAAATGTGTTGTTTTCAATTGACAGAAAAACAAATCAATTACCATATTGATGACACAGTGTACCTGGTAAGTGTGTAGTATCTCAAGGAAGGATCTGTAGATCTCTGGATGGTCTAAGAAGCGGTTTTTGATCTTGTTGACATAGCTGATAGCACTGTCAAATTCTACTGGGCTGGGCTCCGAGGCAGGGGGGGACACCGAGGAGGACTGTGGCTGGGACTGGCTCTCTCTGCTGGGGAGTGGCAAGGACAGTCTACTGGGGGGCTCTGGGGGTCCAGAGGACGAGGAGATGCTTTCAGGCGATGCCACAGCTTCACTTTGGGCAGACCCAGCTTCAGCAACAGATGAGCCAGTGGCACTCACAGCAGGGCTTGCAATACTCTTCCCCTGGCCTGGGGAGACCTACCAAAGAAAAGGCGCACTCATGTTAAACATAAATTAACTTCACAACATGCATCTTAAGAGCACCTTCGTGTGTGACCATGTGGTCTGCTCTGGTAGAAAAGTTGTCAAATTCCACTTATATATAGGCCCACTACCAGTACTTTGTGTGGATATTGATTCATAAAACTGGGTTACACAACTTGTTGTGCAGAGGCAGCCAGTATTACGATTGTCTGGAAACGCAATCAATACACATTTATAGTGACCCACCTGGGCAGAGAAAGGTGACTGAAGGAAAACCACTCCATTCTTGGGAATCTCTATCCGATAGCCTGGGGGCAGGAAGGCATTGAATCCCAAGACAAGGTCCGGGTGTCCGTGGAAGAGCTGAGACACACGGTTTATAACACCTGGTGTGTCAATGCTATGAACGAGGAGAGAAAGACTTTTATAGGGACAGAGGACATGACCTTAAATGAGATGGCATTAAGAACATCTGCTTTCAACACATTTCAGTTCCCCCCGCCCCACTCAGCCCTAACAAATGATTAAAGTTTATTCACATGATTAAAGTTTTTTGCCCAAAAATATACTTTTAgtccattttaatggaaatctattacagtaaYGTATGTAATTGTtagccagaaatgatttgatattaataTAAAAATGGCTACATTGGGCCTTTAAGATATATTTTTATACTATTAAAGTTAATCACTTATCAAGAAATGGGAAAGGGAAATGCTATACCTTTGTGATTTAAATTCTTTCATTATGTCAAGAAATTTGTTGTATATTCCAGGGTCATTCCCAAATCGTATTTTCACTTGGTCCAGGTATGATAGAGCATCTTCAACCTGAGGGTAAAGATAATGGTGAGGCACCAAATGAAAATGCATCAGAgcaaattttatttttttctctctccataaaATGCAAGAAATTAAGGGGCCCACTCCAGATCATCAACAAAGAacatagtgtggtgtgtgttatgttatCACTGTTATTACACGTTCACAAACACAGGGGCAAACCAATCATGTTGCTCCTCAATGCAGTCATTAGCTGAATAACTTATGGCACGTCTTGACCATAACTcgtttagctagctacctttccAACTATCTACCAGTATTAATTTGCAGCTACACTTCAAATAATAGGCAGATAAAAAAAATCTTGCTCAGACTAGTTTAAATAGGCGTACTATACATGACATCGAAACACCTTTGTCTTTGATACATTAACGTAGCTCAAATCTGGCCAACTATGAAAACGTAAACTgtatggttagctagctaacaaaatcGATGGTTCTGTGTGCTTGGTGGAAAACAAGGAATACGCctgaataaacaataacaaacgtTGGGGTTTTCTAAATATACCATGCTGTTCATAACCAAACAAGTGAACCGACGAGTATGTTTGCTATCTGTCGACCTCGGATTACAAACCAGCAAAGACAAGTCTCCCATTTTGTGCCAACAAACACCATCCCATTCTAGACAACGCACGTTTGACTTTGTTCTGCCTTGTAGTGTGGGCAGAGAAGGTGAACAAGGAACTTCGGATGTCCGAAGTTATCTGACAATCGAAACTAGGTAGCTTCTAGCCAGCCAAATCAACTTGCTAAATAACTAACGTTATGTCCTACTAGGCTGTATTTGGATGACCCAGTGACTCATTACTAAAATCGTGTTTAACGCCATTGAAGAACCCAAGTTAACTGGCGTTTGCTAACCTCCACTAAAGTACTGTGCATGCATGCGACAACAAACGCCAACTAGCGTTATCTAACTAGTAACATTCCAATCAGAACCCCTTATGATTAGCTAGTAAGCTAACTCGTTAGCATCGAGAGATGGCCAATTTCTGACGAACACAAAATGGTTCTGATGAAGACTTTTCCATTTTTYTTCGCGTCTCTTACCTTCAGTTTCTGAAAGTGCTGTTGTTGCACTTGTTTTTGTACAACATAGGCCTTGTCTTGAATTTGGTTTATTTGCTTCGTGTTGCTGTGTGCCTGAATTTTCGCCATTATCCCGGCGATAGTAGCCACTACTACTTGATAATAAGCTTCAGTATATGGCTGTTGGCTAGCCGACAAATCTTGCTCTTCGTCGGGAAACCAGCTAGCAACGCTTAtttggctaacattagccagcaagCAAGAgggaaaatccaaccaggtaACTTGGCTATGATGATAAGCTACTACTCGATTTGACTTTGATTGAACGCCATTATTGGTCCAACGGGTGACTACTACTGGTGCGCTATGTCAGAGTGAAGCCTCTTTTAAAACAAGCTTTGAGACAATGGTTGCtgattatgttattttaaataaaCGATTGCCTGTCCCTTTAAATTCGGCGGCAGCTGTGCAGTCAGTCTTGCTCAATCTTGGCATCCGGAAGCACAGTTGATCAGTGCGCAGACGCATGGAGAAAGGGGTGGAGTCGGCTTCATAATGATGCGTTTATAACAAAGTGGGAAGGTGGTTATTACCAATTGGATGCATTCACGGTTCTTCAACTCGTTGAGAAATgcagattggctaatggccaacaagctacTTCAACCATAAACGAAaggtacagctatcatgcttgtaaacaattatgatttttatgttttgttacatttaactgccgaaaatgctgttatcgagATAATTTCCTTAGTGGGTGACTTCAGAGGTCAGTATGTGGGAGAAGCCGCACTCAGCGATGATagactagtaattaccagttggaagGGCCGTTCATGTGGCCTTTTCCCAGTTGAATGAGGTAAATACCACCTTCCAACTTGTTTATGAACGCAGCATAACTTGAGTCGGGGCTCGGGATTGTTCTGCATCATCGTTCAATATAACAGTAGTCCTTTTTCAATTTTCACACCTTCATACGCAGACTAGAGGACAAATTTGTACATAAGTGTCCACGTTCCACGTATAATTGGCATATTTTTACGAATGCCTCCACTTGCAAAGATCGAGATATGACCGGTGTGAGCAATGTCATTTGACTGCCCGCCTCTCATCAACTGGGAAGGAAAGTACAGGGCGTGCCATAAAATTGGTCAAACAATGCAAATCACACAGAAAACCATTCCATGTGTCAAGAACAAGTCCTGAATATTGCTAGTTGCCTATAAACACAGGATATTAGTATTATTCATACAACTACAGCTCACAGACATTGCAAAACCACACCATGAACAAAGTGGGCCTATATGGAACACTCATTTATTTAAACAATCTATTCCTCTACCAACCAAAAAAGTATTTGTCTGTATTGTCAATAATATGGTCATATGGATAACAACTAATGGTCACATAGGATTACATTTGTGATTGAGATTAACCATCAAGCACATTAAAACAGAGATAAGGTGCAGGCAAAGTTAATTTAATGGCATAAAGACAATTGAAATTTACATGTGATATAGATTGAATGGCATCATGTTTAGCAAAAAGAAGATGtgataaacaaacaatattgtaaATTAATGCCAGTGGGAATAAAATTGTAGTTTTAGTACTACAAAGAACAGTAATGTTCTCTAAAATTCACCTTGGTGCATACCCTCAAACAGAAATTAGTCGTAAGGATGTCCCCAGAACTTCGGGaggttgtgtcatggtcccctggacaTCCTGTTTGCTGGGTATCTATGCACTTCAgtcttgtctttattttctaGGGAGCTCATCAAGAAGCCTTAACTACAAATTTCCACCTCTGTAGCCACTGCTGAAAAGTCAGTCCCCCCTTGCGTATGTCAGGCAGAGCAAACTGAGCAGGCTGATCCCACCTGCACAGAAATAACACAKGAAAAAGGTGAATTGTCAATAGTAGCTGGTGAATAATATGGAGGTTCAATATGAGTAAGAGTTATATGGGAGAAAGTGTAAATGGTAGCACTTACCAATGGGAAATGGCAATCTTGACCTGATACCCATAAGAAAGGCCCTGTGAGCAGCGCTGGGTAAGCTCCCGAACCTTGGGCAATAAAGACTTAAGCAGCTCCTTGTCTTCCTCCAGGACACGTAGCAGGAGGGCTAAGGAGGAATACATAAAAGGGAGATGAAAGCGAGACGAAGAGATCAAACATGTACGATCGCATAATCTGCCTTTGGTTAACTAGGTAAAGATGAGTGATTCAGTTTGATTGGCATCTGATTGGATGGCATCGAGGTCTCCCATTTGTTAGTTTGCATCTTTGAACTCTATAGAAGATCTGTACCTTGTTGGTCAGGTACAGGAAGCAGCGCTCCCTGCTTCTCTACATTTGTTAAAGAGGAAGAGTGCAATTGCAGCAAACGACGCAGAAATCGAAGCTCCAGATGCTGGGATAGAGCTTGGGTGTACAGTTCCTCAGGGGCCTGGCAGAGAATCATAAAGCAGGCACAAAACAGacaatacataaataaacaaGAGGATAAGAGCAAGAAGCAAACCACTAGGTGCATAAATGGTCATGGAATAATCAGCTGGGACTCACTCGATACATTGGGAAAGCCAGGCTTTGACACAGATTGTGGAAGGGCAAGGAATGCAAGCGATGGATAGACAACCACGCTGCTGGAATTCTCTGCTTGCTGAAATATATATAGCAGTTTACAAAACTTAACCATCTGAAACATGTCCATTTGAGCATTTTTTCTCATCCAGACCAAATAGTGATTAGAAGGATAATAATGCCTCTCACCcatcaaacacaaacaaatatgaaGCGCTTACCCTTCAATGATCCTGCGGTCAAGTGTCAATAGTGACACGTTTCCAAACTGTCTGGCSTCCTGGGACACAGAGTTGCGAAGCCTATTGGCTGCTGAAAGAACTTTAGCAAACTGGGGAACCAGCTTTCCCTGGACAAACTGTCCAATCTTAGgtcagacaggagagaagaaaaggtCAAGTTAGATGGCCACTGTTTACACAATATGCATTACAGTACACAGCACCATAGAGTGGGCCTACCTCCTTGTGCACACGAGTCAGTTCAGTCTTAGCTGTTGAGTTCCCCTTGATCAGACCGCTTATCTGTTCCTGCCTGACATCCTATaaagaaaaacatgaaaaaagtgtgtcacatttcattttttacctttattttaacaggtagGCCATTTATTAAGAACAagtcctcatttacaactgcgacctggccaagataaaggaaagcagtgcgacaaaaacaacagttacacatgggatagacaaacgtacagtcaataacacaatagaaaactctatatacagtgtgtgcaaatgtagtaagaggagggaggtaaggcaataaaaaggccatagtggcgagataattacaatttagcattaacactggagtgatagatgtgcaagtagagatactggagtgcaaaagagaaaaaaaataacaatatggggatgaggtagttggttgagctatttacagatgggctgtgtacaggtgcagtgattggtaagctgctctgacagctgatgcttatagttagtgagggagatatgagtctccagcttcagtgacttttgcaattcgttctagtcactggcagcagagaactggaagaaaaggtggccaaagtaggtgctgactttggggatgaccagtgaaatacacctgctggaacgcgtgctacggatgggtgttgctatggtgaccagtgagctgagataaggcggggctgtACCTAGCAAaggcttatagatgacctggagccagtgggtctggcgacggatatgtagtgagggccagccaacgagagcgtccaggtcgcagtggtgggtagtatgtggagctttagtgacaaaacggatggcactgtgatagactgcatccaatttgctgagtagagtgttggaagctattttgtaaatgacatcgccgaagtcaaggatcggtaggatagtcagttttacgagggtatgttttgcagcacgagtgaaggaggctttgttgcgaaataggaagccgattctagatgtaatattggattggagatgcttagtgtgagtctggaaggagagtttacagtttaaccagacacagaggtatttgtagctgtccacatattctaggtcagaaccgtccagagtagtgatgctagtcgggca
This window of the Salvelinus sp. IW2-2015 linkage group LG16, ASM291031v2, whole genome shotgun sequence genome carries:
- the LOC111975648 gene encoding paired amphipathic helix protein Sin3b isoform X2 → MAKIQAHSNTKQINQIQDKAYVVQKQVQQQHFQKLKVEDALSYLDQVKIRFGNDPGIYNKFLDIMKEFKSQSIDTPGVINRVSQLFHGHPDLVLGFNAFLPPGYRIEIPKNGVVFLQSPFSAQVSPGQGKSIASPAVSATGSSVAEAGSAQSEAVASPESISSSSGPPEPPSRLSLPLPSRESQSQPQSSSVSPPASEPSPVEFDSAISYVNKIKNRFLDHPEIYRSFLEILHTYQKEQLDVKESRGRSSSGMTEDEVFSKVASLFKGQEDLLAEFGQFLPDAKRSLFTGSSLTGKDQLKRAEDEDMSKHSKKRSRPMLLPHMTPLLKKKMKFSCSQDQSFASVGKHGVLREFTFFDKVRRFFKSQEVYENFLRCIALFNQEVVSGAELLQLVTPFLGKFPELYTQFKSFLGDKELSHSMSGLSDRYMEGGGGREVDYASCKRLGSSYRALPKTYQQPKCSGRTAICKEVLNDTWVSFPSWSEDSTFASSKKTPYEEQLHRCEDERFELDVVLETNLATIRVLESVQKKLSRLSPEDQDRFRLDDCLGGTSEVIQRRAVYRIYGDKAPEIIEGLKRSPATAVPVVLKRLKAKEEEWREAQQGFNKIWREQYEKAYLKSLDHQGVNFKQNDMKALRSKSLLNEIESVYDERQEQSTEEGGVGQQGRDGSSAAVVSEPHMVFTYEDKQILEDAASLIIYHVKRQPTIHKDDKDHIKRIIQHFVPDLFFSRRGELSETEEWTDEEAEVEERGDRGGGGSSSITGAVAAPVGQPQQQQQLNGESRRRRCTSPQTVELGGASSHSLAPEGGEKVDLRDPEAEHQKELDGVYNLFFVNNNWYFFLRLHQTLCQRLLRVYRQAERQLLEHRAEQNRERLLMAEGRRDKASDLAMELRLKQPSEVELEEYYPAFLDMVRSLLDGNLESTQYEDTLREMFTIHAYIGFTIDKLIQNTIRQLQHLVSDEVCLQVAELYLAERKRGAAGGNLSSQCVRAAWETSYQWKSERVMAEENCFKVLFIQNKGQVTLTIELLDTEEAQADDPLDVQCLSSYMEQFVGTESTLCSQTEGYFFKPVFLPRNLRHFRRWQVRQVEAMRCRREWHRQLGVESAGSLDCRFKLNTHKMVFVMNSEDYMYRRGALVKARKSQHRVAVKQHERFDKWHQGWLAEHVPPAADRSVHDWLMGEEEEDMIPCKTTCLNTQVKGLPVNRYQVHYSRKPPSSP
- the LOC111975648 gene encoding paired amphipathic helix protein Sin3b isoform X1; this translates as MAKIQAHSNTKQINQIQDKAYVVQKQVQQQHFQKLKVEDALSYLDQVKIRFGNDPGIYNKFLDIMKEFKSQSIDTPGVINRVSQLFHGHPDLVLGFNAFLPPGYRIEIPKNGVVFLQSPFSAQVSPGQGKSIASPAVSATGSSVAEAGSAQSEAVASPESISSSSGPPEPPSRLSLPLPSRESQSQPQSSSVSPPASEPSPVEFDSAISYVNKIKNRFLDHPEIYRSFLEILHTYQVHCVINMKEQLDVKESRGRSSSGMTEDEVFSKVASLFKGQEDLLAEFGQFLPDAKRSLFTGSSLTGKDQLKRAEDEDMSKHSKKRSRPMLLPHMTPLLKKKMKFSCSQDQSFASVGKHGVLREFTFFDKVRRFFKSQEVYENFLRCIALFNQEVVSGAELLQLVTPFLGKFPELYTQFKSFLGDKELSHSMSGLSDRYMEGGGGREVDYASCKRLGSSYRALPKTYQQPKCSGRTAICKEVLNDTWVSFPSWSEDSTFASSKKTPYEEQLHRCEDERFELDVVLETNLATIRVLESVQKKLSRLSPEDQDRFRLDDCLGGTSEVIQRRAVYRIYGDKAPEIIEGLKRSPATAVPVVLKRLKAKEEEWREAQQGFNKIWREQYEKAYLKSLDHQGVNFKQNDMKALRSKSLLNEIESVYDERQEQSTEEGGVGQQGRDGSSAAVVSEPHMVFTYEDKQILEDAASLIIYHVKRQPTIHKDDKDHIKRIIQHFVPDLFFSRRGELSETEEWTDEEAEVEERGDRGGGGSSSITGAVAAPVGQPQQQQQLNGESRRRRCTSPQTVELGGASSHSLAPEGGEKVDLRDPEAEHQKELDGVYNLFFVNNNWYFFLRLHQTLCQRLLRVYRQAERQLLEHRAEQNRERLLMAEGRRDKASDLAMELRLKQPSEVELEEYYPAFLDMVRSLLDGNLESTQYEDTLREMFTIHAYIGFTIDKLIQNTIRQLQHLVSDEVCLQVAELYLAERKRGAAGGNLSSQCVRAAWETSYQWKSERVMAEENCFKVLFIQNKGQVTLTIELLDTEEAQADDPLDVQCLSSYMEQFVGTESTLCSQTEGYFFKPVFLPRNLRHFRRWQVRQVEAMRCRREWHRQLGVESAGSLDCRFKLNTHKMVFVMNSEDYMYRRGALVKARKSQHRVAVKQHERFDKWHQGWLAEHVPPAADRSVHDWLMGEEEEDMIPCKTTCLNTQVKGLPVNRYQVHYSRKPPSSP